CCCCAACACCGCACTGGTAGTCTGCTCGGCGCTGATCAATACAAACACGCAGCGATAATCGATTAAATTCCGGTGTCTGGCTTCCTCCAGCACCTGCTGCCCGTTCTTACCCACACCCAGGTTGTAATCGCACAACACAATATCGAAACTGCTTTTGCTCATGGCATTGATCGCGGCTATGCCATTATCCGCTTCGACAACAGTGACGGCTTGCAAGCTATAAAGCATGTCGCGCATCGCTTTCCGAAACACGGGATTGTCCTCGACAATCAGGATACTTTTGCCGGCTAAACTAAAACTCATGGCAGAAAGGCTAATAAAACGCTCAAGAAATCGGCTCCATAAAATCCACGTAGCGGGCGGACTTGAAAAATAAAATTATCATCCCCAACTCGCCCGAGTCCACTTTACAACCAAATGAGTATAGACATGACTGTTGAAGCAAACAAACAAACCCTTGGTTTTCAAACCGAAGTAAAACATTTGCTGCACTTGATGATTCACTCCTTGTATAGCAACAAGGAAATCTTTTTGCGCGAGCTGATCTCCAACGGTTCCGACGCCGCCGACAAATTGCGCTTCGAAGCCTTGGCCAATGACAGCCTGTACGAAGGCGATAGCGAACTGAAAATCCGCGTCGATTTCGACGAAGCCAAAAAGACCATCACCATCACCGATAACGGCATCGGTATGACCCGCGAAGAAGTGCAGGACCACATCGGCACCATCGCCAAATCCGGCACCAAAGCCTTCTTCGAAAGGCTAACCGGCGATCAGGCCAAGGATAGCGAACTGATTGGCCAATTCGGCGTGGGCTTTTATTCATCGTTCATCGTCGCCGACAAAGTCACCTTGACCACCCGCAAAGCCGGCGCGCCAGCCAGCGACGGCGTGCGCTGGGAATCCGACGGTCTGGGCGAATACAGCATCGAATCGGTCGACAAAGCCGGCCGAGGCACCGAAATCGTCTTGCATTTAAAAGAAGGCGAAGACGAATTTTTAAGCGCCTGGAAACTGCGTTCGATCATCAAAAAATACTCCGACCACATCTCCCTGCCGATCATCATGAGCAAGGAAATCCCGGCAGAGAAAGACGAGGAAGGTAACGAAACCGCGCCAGCCCGCGTCGAAGACGAAACCGTCAACAGCGCCTCGGCCCTGTGGACCAAGTCCAAAGATGACATCACCGAAGAACAGTACAACGAGTTTTACAAACACGTCGGCCATGACTTCCAAGACCCATTGGCGCACGTCCACAGCAAAGTCGAAGGCACCAACGAATACACCTTGTTGCTTTACGTACCGGGCCGCGCGCCATTTGATTTGTGGGATCGCGACGCCAAACACGGCGTCAAGCTGTACATCAAAAAAGTGTTTATCACCGACGACGCCGAGCAATTGATGCCGCGCTATCTGCGCTTCATTCGCGGCGTGATCGACACCGACAGCCTGCCGCTGAACGTCTCACGGGAAATTCTGCAACAAAGCAAACAAATCAACACCATCAAAGGCGGTGCGGTTAAAAAGGTCTTGGGATTGTTGGAAGACCTGGCCGAAAACGACGCGGAGAAATACCAAAAATTCTGGGAGCAATTCGGTAACGTCATCAAAGAAGGCCCGATTGAAGACCACAAAAACAAGGACCGCGTTGCCGGCCTGTTGCGCTTCTCATCGACCCACACCGACGACAAAACCCAGAACGTGTCGCTGGCCGACTACGTCAGCCGGATGAAGGAAGGCCAGGAAAAAATCTACTTCATCACCGCCGACAGCTTCGCCGCCGCCAAAAGCAGCCCGCATTTGGAAGTGTTCCGCAAGAAAGGCATCGAAGTATTACTGCTGACCGACCGCATCGACGAATGGCTGGTGTCCAGCCTGACCGAATTCGACGGCAAGCACATGCAATCGATCGCCAAAGGCGAGCTGGACCTGGACAAATTCGATACTGAAGAAGAGAAAAAACACCAGGAAGAGGTCAGCAAGGACTTCGAATCGGTAGTCAAACAACTCAAAGACGTACTCAGCGACAAAGTCAGCGAAGTCAAAATCAGCCACCGTCTGACCGACTCACCGGCTTGCTTGGTGACCGGCGCCTACGACATGAGTTTGCACATGGAGCGGATCATGAAGGAAGCCGGCCAGGCCGGCGGCATGTTCGGCATGGGCGGCAACAGCAAGCCGATCTTCGAAATCAACCCGGACCACGCCATCGTCCAGGCCCTGAAAAACGAGCAGGACGACGCCCGTTTTGCCGACATCAGCCATATTTTGTTCGATCAAGCGATACTCAGCGAAGGCGGCCAGTTGGACGACCCGGCGGCGTTTGTGCATAAGTTGAATGGGTTGTTACAGGGGTTGTTGAAATAAATTGATTCGATTTGGAAAAGGCCGGGAAACCGGCCTTTTTTGTTGGTATTGAGCTATAGTCTGATGGCAAAAACGGTTCAATGCTATTCCAATAGTTTAATTATAGAATTTAGAAAAAGAACTTCTCGCCACTTCTCTTGCCGAGCATGAGCATGGATTCTGCTGATAAAAAGCTAAGAACAAATTACATCTTAATTGACTATGAAAATGTTCAGCCATCATCATTCTCAATAACGTCCGATTATCCTTTTAAAATTCTACTCTTCGTGGGAGCTAATCAGAACAAAATACCTATTGAACTGGCTGCATCTATGCAAGCATTTGGTAATAACGCCCAATATATCAAAGTCGACGGCATTGGTAAAAATGCATTGGATTTTCATATTGCCTTTTATCTAGGAAGGCTATTTGAGCTAGACACCAACGGTTATTTCCACATTATTTCAAAAGACACTGGGTTCGATACGCTAATTAAGCATATTCGCGACAAAAAGGGACTCATTCAGAGGTATACTCAAATAAACGATATTTCAATAATAAAAAGCTTGACAATAAAAACCTTGGCCGAGAGAGTTTCTGCTACAACTGATTTTTTAATTAATAGAGGCAATGCAAAACCACGAAAAATCGAAACCTTAAAAAATGCTATCAACGCATTTTTTGGTAGAACATTACCAAATGACGCTATTGACAGCATTATTAATGAGTTAATAAAGCAAAAAATTGTCGTAAATGACAATGGTAAAGTGCATTACAAACTTGCAGACAACTCATAGCCCCGTAGGGTACGCACCGCGTACCTTTTGGCTTTTACCATCGGAAACGGCCCTCATTTGGTACGCAATGCGTACCCTACATCGAATTGCCGATTGGTTTAAACCCGTCCACAATTCGTAACACGAATATTTGCAAACGGGATTTGCGATAGCGAATTATCGGCGTTGTTATGTGCCGGACGGTTCTTACTTTTTACCGTGGCGGCGGAACAGCCCTGTAGGGTACGCACCGCGTACCTTCTGGCTATTACCATCGGGAACGGCCCTCATTTGGTGCGCATTGCGTACCCTACATTGAATTGCCGATTGGTTTAAACCGGTCCACAATTCACAATACAAAAATCTGCAAACGGGGTTTGCGATGGCGAATTATCGGCGTTGTTATGTACCGGGCGGTTCTTACTTTTTTACCGTGGTGACGGAACGGCGGGCGCCGATTTTGGCTAACGATGCGGCTCGGGATTTACTGCGCTCGGCGATTCGCGCTTGCCAACAACAATGGCCATTTTTCCTCGTTCCCACGCGCCGCGTGGTAATGCAGGGCTTGGCCGCGCTGCGGCACAAATGCACCGCAGCGCGGTACATCTGAGTTCCCACGTGAAACGTGGGAACTAGAGCAATTTAGCCTACTTAACGATAAATTCCGGAGTGGAGTCTCTCCCGTATGCCGCGCCGAGCACCGGAGCTTTCGGCGGGATCAGCCCGAAGGGGTGCGGCAGGGATGCCGCACGTTGACGAAGGGGCAGGAAGCCCCTTTCGTCACCCCCAGGCGAAAGCTTCGGCGCGCAGGATCAAAGCGGCATCCGGGTGGCCTTTTCTTTGGACACTTTCTTTTGGCCAAACAAAAGAAAGTGTCGCGGTTGTCGGTCCGCGAACCGACTTCAAAACCAGCCGTCACGACAGCGACACAACCAACATCAAAGCTACCGAATAAAAACACAATCCCCTATAATCGAACTTACTCAAAATTAACCACCCCAACCATGCCAAGCCCCTTTCAGCGTATCGGTATCATCGGCAAATGCGGCGATCCCGGTATTGCCGTGACGCTGAACGAACTTTTCCGTTACCTAAAAACCCGTGGTCACGACATTGTCGTAGACAGCCAAAGTGCGGAGTTGATAACCGGCGCAGATATCAACGGCGTGCATATCGAGCGCCTGCCGGAATTGTGCGACTTGATTATCGCCGTGGGCGGCGACGGCACCTTTCTGGCCGCAGCCCGCGCCGCCGCTGATTTTGAAACGCCACTGCTGGGCGTTAATCTGGGTAGGCTGGGTTTTTTAGTGGATATTTCGCCGGAGCAGTTGTCCACCCGCCTGGATAAGATTTTGGCCGGGGAATTCAAGACCGAGCAGCGCCAGTTACTCAGCACCCATATCATCCGCGACCATGAAATCATCCACCAGCAAACGGCCGTCAATGAGGTGGTAGTGCATCGCTGGGTAACGCCGAGCATGATAGAAATCGTCACCAGCATTGATGGAGTGTATCTGAACACCCAGCGCTCGGACGGACTGATCGTCGCTACGCCGACCGGCTCTACCGCTTACTCGCTATCGGCCGGCGGCCCGATTCTGCATCCGGCTTTGAACGCGCTGGTATTGGTGCCATTGAACCCACATACCTTGTCTAATCGGCCCATCGTCATCGACGACAACGTGGTCATTGAAATCCGTTTCAGCCAGACCAAACAGATCAATGCCCTAGTCACTTGCGACCACATGGAGATTCCGGACGTGCGGATCAACGACAAAATCGTCATCAAAAAAGCCGCCAAACCGATTAAAATTTTGCATCCCGCGGATCACGATTTTTTCCATACCCTAAGAAGCAAACTCAACTGGAGCGGCTACCCCGCCTAAGGCTATGCTGTTAAACCTGAATATTATCGACCTAGCCGTCGTCGACGCGCTGGACTTGGACTTGGACCCCGGCATGTCGGTATTGACCGGCGAAACCGGCGCCGGCAAATCGATTCTACTGACTGCTTTAGGATTAGCTTTGGGCGACCGCGCCGATTCCGGCTACGTGCGGCCGGGCAGCAAGCGCGCCGAAGTCAATATCGAATTTGATCTATCCAAAGCACCTTTGGTCAAACAATGGCTGATCGATAACGAACTGGACGACGACGGCCAGTGCATGATCCGCCGCACCATCAGCGACGACGGCCGTTCCAAGGCTTATATCAACAACCGCCCGGTCAATCTGCAAACCCTGCAAGGCTTGAGTCGGCAATTGGTGGAAATCCACGGCCAACACGCGCATTTGACCTTGCTGGACAGCGAAGAACAACGCCGGCTACTGGATGGCTTCGCCGGCAATCAAGCCTTGCTGGACGATCTGAATACCTGTTACCAAAACTGGAAGCAAGCGCATAAGCAATTACAGCAATTGTTAAAAGCCGGCAGTGATCAGGCGGAACGCGAGGAATTGCTGCGTTATCAACTAGAAGAATTGCAGCAATTGGATTTGGAAAACTTCGATTACCAAGCGCTGGCCGACGAACATCATAAGCTGGCCAACCTTGGCAAAATCCTCGGCGTCGGCCAACAGCAACTGGATATTTTGTACGACAACGATCAACAATCGGTGGCCGACATGCTGGGCCATGTGATTCATGCCATCAACGAACTGGCGCAATATGCCGGCGAGTTGAACGGTGTTGCCGAGTTATTGAGCGACGCGGAAATCCAGATCGGCGAAGCCACCCAGCAATTGCGCCGCTTCCTGGAAAATCAGGAAGCCGATCCGCAACAACTGACTTGGCTGGAAAACCAGATCGGCGTGATTCAATCGCTGAGCCGCAAGCATAAAATCCAGCCGGAAGAATTGCCGGAATTGGCCGCGCGCTTTGCCACAGAACTGGATAACCTCAGCCACAGCAGCGAACGTATCGAAAGCCTGAATGCCGATTGCGAGCGGCTATTAAGCCAGTACCGCAAATTGGCCGGCGAATTGTCCGCCAGTCGCCGCCAAGCGGGCGCGGAGTTGCAGCAACGCATTTCCTACGCCATCAAGGAATTGGGCATGCCGCACGGCGAGTTCCTCGTCAATCTCCGCACGCCGGAAGACGCAGAACCGCAACGCAACGGTGTGGACAGCATCGAGTTTTTAGTGAGCACCAACCCCGGTTTGCCGGCCAAGCCGCTAGCCAAAGTAGCATCCGGCGGCGAGTTATCGCGGATTAGCTTGGCAATCCAAGTCACTACCAGCACCGACAAAACCACACCGACCATGATTTTCGACGAGGTCGATTCCGGCATCGGCGGAGGCATCGCTGAGATCGTCGGCCAAAAGCTCCGGCGTTTGAGCAAGAACCGGCAGGTCTTATGCGTCACCCACTTGCCGCAAGTTGCCTCGCAAGCGCATCAGCATTTATTCGTCGCGAAGAATCAAAAAGCGGCGGTAACATCGTCCACGGTTCGCCGCCTCAGCGAAGACGAACGAGTCAACGAAGTGGCCCGCATGCTGGGCGGCGTAACGATTACCGAAAACACCTTGGCGCATGCGCGGGAGATGTTGGTATCGGGCGGCTTGGCTTCCGATTAACGGCCCCTCACTTCCACGACAAACTCAATACTCCCACCATCACCAACGCCGCCCCGCCTATCTGCGCGGGCGTCAATTCTTCGCCCAACACATAACTGGCCATAAACAAGGTTGCCACCGGCCCCAGCGAGCCGATCAACGAAGTGTGACTGGAACCTATCATCTTGATCGCTGCCGACAGCATGAACACCGGCAGCACCGTCGAGAAAATCGCCATCAGCAAGCTCAATTGATATACCCGCATCGGCAGCAGCAAAGCCTGCGGCGGATGGGTGAGTAAAAATTGCAGCAGCGTCGCCGCGCAAGCCACCAGCATCGCGTAAGCGGTAAAACGGGAAGCACCGATGCGGACCACCGTTTCGCCGGTGCCGATCAGATAAGCCGAGTAAGTCAAGGTGCTGGCAAACACGAAGCCGGCTCCCAGCAACAGATGTTCAGACTGAATATTGATTTCGTCGAAAAACACCACGCCGATGCCGGCGTAACTGAGCACTAGCGCCACGACTTCCTTGCGGCCGAACGGTTTGCCCAACAGCAACGCCGACAGCACGACGACCAGGGTCGGATACAGAAACAGAATCAAGCGCTCCAGGCCGGCGGAGATGTATTGCAAGCCGACAAAATCAAACAAACTGGACAGGTAGTAACCCAGAAAGCCCAATATCAAGAGAGCCAGATAATCTCGCCGGTTTAATGGCCTCAGATCCTTCTGGCCGGCATGCCGCCACGCAACGATTAAAAAAAACGGCGCGGAAAACAGCATGCGTAAGGCCAATAGCGTCACTGCATCCACCGGCTGGTAATACGCCAGTTTGACCAAAATGGCTTTGCCGGAAAAACCGATAGCCGCCAGGGTGGCCAGGGCAAAGCCGAATAAACGGTTGCGGTTGAATGCTGCGGTGGATTTAGTCGTCGCCATTAGGCCTCCTGAGTGATGCGGGCCTTAGGCGAGTGTCGAAGCAACTGCGGTAAGACCCGCGGTTGCTTGATTGTTTAGAAAAACGCAAACACCACGGCGGTAGGCGATGCCCACAGCCATAGGTGTCTGTTTTTTGTATTGATAGGATTACTCATAGGTCGGACTATATAAGCACGCTGATACCGGTGTCAATCGCAGCTGAACAAGACTATCGCTTAAACTGACTCACCAACTCATTCAATTGCGCGGCCAATTTCACCAATTCGTTACTAGCGGCATTGGTTTGCGCGGCATCCTGCGCGGTGCGTTCGGTCAGTTGGCCGATATTGGCAATACTTTGCCCTACGTGCTGCGCAACGCGGCTTTGATTATCGGCCGCTTGCGACATCCGCGCGTTCAACTCGCGGATCTGCGTCACCCGTTCGGCAATCGCACTTAGACCCTGGTCGGCGCTTTGCACTTGTTCACGGCGCTGCTCGGCGCTGTTTTTGGCATTGTTCATCACCGTCACCGCGTCTTTGGCTTCGCGTTGCAATTGATCGATGATGCTTTGAATTTCTTCGGTGGCCTTATGCGAACGTGTAGCCAAGGTGCGGACTTCATCGGCCACCACCGCAAACCCGCGCCCCTGCTCGCCGGCTCTGGCGGCTTCGATGGCGGCATTCAAGGCCAACAGATTGGTTTGCTCGGCCAGGCCTTTGATCACATCCAACACCGCGCCGACACCGTTACTTTTTTGATCCAGGCGTTTGATCACTTCGGCGGCACGGTCGATTTCATTCACCAGCTCATTGATGCCGTTGATGGCATTTTTAGTGGTCGCCGCGCCTTGCGCGGCTTCCTGGTCCGCTTCCACGGAGGCTTGCGCCGCGCCGGTCGCCCCGCCGCGCACGTCCTGCACAGAATTTTCCAGTTCGTGTATCGCTTGAATCACCGTCTCGGTTTCGCTACGTTGTTGCGTGGCCGCTTGTGAGGTTTGCCGGGCCACACCGGATATTTGGTTGGTTGCGGACGCCAATTGCTGGCTGACCGAAGACACCTGCCCCAAGCTACCGGCAAAATTTGCCAACATGGTATTAAACGACTCGCTGACCTGGCCGATTTCGTCGCCGGAATCAATTTGCAACCTTTGGCGTAAATCCGACTGTCCGGCGATAGCGTTAACCGTGTCGCGCATGGTCACTAGTGGATTGACTACAATTTTGCGCATCAACATGTTGACCAGCAACAGGCCGCCGGCGAACATCACCAAGGAAATGGCCGAAGCAATCACCAAATCGCGATTAATCTGCGCATCGAGACTCGCCAACGAAAAACTCACCCGCACCGCCCCCAACACCGTCCCCTCGCTCACCGTATGACAAGTCAGACAATTCGTGCCGCGAAAATTGGCGCTAGCCTTGATCGGCTCCAACACGGTGATCAGACGTCCGTTTTTGTCATTACCCGGTTGAATGATGCTTTCACCCGTCAGCGCGCGATCGTCCAGATTATCAAGGGGTCTTTGCTCGGTTTTGCCTGGACCGTAAAAATCGGTAATCTGCTTGCCGCGAATTAAGCGCACTTCCGTGACATTGCCATGCGAAAGGGCTTTTTCGCGCAATACTTCACCCTGCGCCATCGCGCCGGTCAGCATTAGCGTATTCACGCCGTCGAAGTAGCTGTTGGCAATATCCCGAGCTTTATCGGTCGCCAGCGTTTGTATCATGTCTTTTTGCCTTTCCGCCATGAACAGTGTGCTGACAAACATCAGCAACAAAAATACACTGGCGATACTTAGCAATATTTTGGATTGGATTGTGGAGTTCTTGTTCATGAGATGAGCCAATGTATTGGAGTGTGTGGTGATACACCTTGGGTTGTCGGCAGCTTCTGGAAAATCTATATGTAATCCTAAACTGACCCTTGTAATCCATGCATCAAGCATAGAACAAATCCCTACCGCACGAGCCATATATAGCAATCCACCCGACAAGCGGTTATCCTGAATAGTGACGCCGCTCACGAATACGACTACTTTTGCCACTTGACGCTTAACCCAGCGCCTTGCCC
The window above is part of the Methylomonas sp. ZR1 genome. Proteins encoded here:
- the htpG gene encoding molecular chaperone HtpG: MTVEANKQTLGFQTEVKHLLHLMIHSLYSNKEIFLRELISNGSDAADKLRFEALANDSLYEGDSELKIRVDFDEAKKTITITDNGIGMTREEVQDHIGTIAKSGTKAFFERLTGDQAKDSELIGQFGVGFYSSFIVADKVTLTTRKAGAPASDGVRWESDGLGEYSIESVDKAGRGTEIVLHLKEGEDEFLSAWKLRSIIKKYSDHISLPIIMSKEIPAEKDEEGNETAPARVEDETVNSASALWTKSKDDITEEQYNEFYKHVGHDFQDPLAHVHSKVEGTNEYTLLLYVPGRAPFDLWDRDAKHGVKLYIKKVFITDDAEQLMPRYLRFIRGVIDTDSLPLNVSREILQQSKQINTIKGGAVKKVLGLLEDLAENDAEKYQKFWEQFGNVIKEGPIEDHKNKDRVAGLLRFSSTHTDDKTQNVSLADYVSRMKEGQEKIYFITADSFAAAKSSPHLEVFRKKGIEVLLLTDRIDEWLVSSLTEFDGKHMQSIAKGELDLDKFDTEEEKKHQEEVSKDFESVVKQLKDVLSDKVSEVKISHRLTDSPACLVTGAYDMSLHMERIMKEAGQAGGMFGMGGNSKPIFEINPDHAIVQALKNEQDDARFADISHILFDQAILSEGGQLDDPAAFVHKLNGLLQGLLK
- a CDS encoding PIN domain-containing protein; this encodes MDSADKKLRTNYILIDYENVQPSSFSITSDYPFKILLFVGANQNKIPIELAASMQAFGNNAQYIKVDGIGKNALDFHIAFYLGRLFELDTNGYFHIISKDTGFDTLIKHIRDKKGLIQRYTQINDISIIKSLTIKTLAERVSATTDFLINRGNAKPRKIETLKNAINAFFGRTLPNDAIDSIINELIKQKIVVNDNGKVHYKLADNS
- a CDS encoding NAD(+) kinase, giving the protein MPSPFQRIGIIGKCGDPGIAVTLNELFRYLKTRGHDIVVDSQSAELITGADINGVHIERLPELCDLIIAVGGDGTFLAAARAAADFETPLLGVNLGRLGFLVDISPEQLSTRLDKILAGEFKTEQRQLLSTHIIRDHEIIHQQTAVNEVVVHRWVTPSMIEIVTSIDGVYLNTQRSDGLIVATPTGSTAYSLSAGGPILHPALNALVLVPLNPHTLSNRPIVIDDNVVIEIRFSQTKQINALVTCDHMEIPDVRINDKIVIKKAAKPIKILHPADHDFFHTLRSKLNWSGYPA
- the recN gene encoding DNA repair protein RecN — encoded protein: MLLNLNIIDLAVVDALDLDLDPGMSVLTGETGAGKSILLTALGLALGDRADSGYVRPGSKRAEVNIEFDLSKAPLVKQWLIDNELDDDGQCMIRRTISDDGRSKAYINNRPVNLQTLQGLSRQLVEIHGQHAHLTLLDSEEQRRLLDGFAGNQALLDDLNTCYQNWKQAHKQLQQLLKAGSDQAEREELLRYQLEELQQLDLENFDYQALADEHHKLANLGKILGVGQQQLDILYDNDQQSVADMLGHVIHAINELAQYAGELNGVAELLSDAEIQIGEATQQLRRFLENQEADPQQLTWLENQIGVIQSLSRKHKIQPEELPELAARFATELDNLSHSSERIESLNADCERLLSQYRKLAGELSASRRQAGAELQQRISYAIKELGMPHGEFLVNLRTPEDAEPQRNGVDSIEFLVSTNPGLPAKPLAKVASGGELSRISLAIQVTTSTDKTTPTMIFDEVDSGIGGGIAEIVGQKLRRLSKNRQVLCVTHLPQVASQAHQHLFVAKNQKAAVTSSTVRRLSEDERVNEVARMLGGVTITENTLAHAREMLVSGGLASD
- a CDS encoding DMT family transporter, which codes for MATTKSTAAFNRNRLFGFALATLAAIGFSGKAILVKLAYYQPVDAVTLLALRMLFSAPFFLIVAWRHAGQKDLRPLNRRDYLALLILGFLGYYLSSLFDFVGLQYISAGLERLILFLYPTLVVVLSALLLGKPFGRKEVVALVLSYAGIGVVFFDEINIQSEHLLLGAGFVFASTLTYSAYLIGTGETVVRIGASRFTAYAMLVACAATLLQFLLTHPPQALLLPMRVYQLSLLMAIFSTVLPVFMLSAAIKMIGSSHTSLIGSLGPVATLFMASYVLGEELTPAQIGGAALVMVGVLSLSWK
- a CDS encoding methyl-accepting chemotaxis protein, which encodes MNKNSTIQSKILLSIASVFLLLMFVSTLFMAERQKDMIQTLATDKARDIANSYFDGVNTLMLTGAMAQGEVLREKALSHGNVTEVRLIRGKQITDFYGPGKTEQRPLDNLDDRALTGESIIQPGNDKNGRLITVLEPIKASANFRGTNCLTCHTVSEGTVLGAVRVSFSLASLDAQINRDLVIASAISLVMFAGGLLLVNMLMRKIVVNPLVTMRDTVNAIAGQSDLRQRLQIDSGDEIGQVSESFNTMLANFAGSLGQVSSVSQQLASATNQISGVARQTSQAATQQRSETETVIQAIHELENSVQDVRGGATGAAQASVEADQEAAQGAATTKNAINGINELVNEIDRAAEVIKRLDQKSNGVGAVLDVIKGLAEQTNLLALNAAIEAARAGEQGRGFAVVADEVRTLATRSHKATEEIQSIIDQLQREAKDAVTVMNNAKNSAEQRREQVQSADQGLSAIAERVTQIRELNARMSQAADNQSRVAQHVGQSIANIGQLTERTAQDAAQTNAASNELVKLAAQLNELVSQFKR